One region of Drosophila teissieri strain GT53w chromosome 2L, Prin_Dtei_1.1, whole genome shotgun sequence genomic DNA includes:
- the LOC122613505 gene encoding DENN domain-containing protein 1A isoform X5, with protein MGSRIKNDVKKLFEFWCEVSPTPGLERGTSSRSGGPAAPAGVIVESFPEGFRDQEVLTGIPSFAFPCDITSTYLYIHSTSVQTYSFVHTTGDSKWRFGFCRQDPRTNTAMVLITYLPWHDTFLKLLPVLGELKRTDPNGFRTFLSEAYNQGIPDSGGSLKVYYSAGQSHFTFERPLQFQLPSMPENHNLNLYYNFVEPKEMIAVFAAMLAERRIIFTSRHLDRLSSCIQAANAFLYPMVWQHIFIPVLPWEFKDYLGAPMPYLIGVPEPVLETVTSDELGEVVILNCDTKIFESPFDDVHNLPTEIVSQLKKHLNHTHDHIGDRISKIFLNALVQLIGGYRDAVEYHENSKTFNSQKFIESRPAHLRPFLAKMMDLQIFAQFIDDRLKMLNSGLGFSDEFELETVRYAEKKKRGRNYAIMKNLKDKVKEGSRGMKTAYKGFKTKLRENGNQFGGTHFHFGLGSPNHSDRPDGTSGGYVRGGKAIGAAHHSAPSSPVTSKRLDGIASVTTSSESGGSVAREPREFLRRGPVPLAMSSSSSHIQPNGHAYGSSAGAHYGHHLAASPAVSSASSLCSSSEMNLSQELQNHPLFKTPAVDRSLKPNAEHRRGAAPPARPPPPQSTPASYYNHPYAAHPHVETKPPRHTSTPTRPRQPLPTADSSNFDSPPDVQSPPIPPRRHGSSNAIVAATAAAVSAEINKLERNCWKDEPTGNDSVRISNASSSSTTSSSSGASFVTAASTLSHLNVSDPPIPTPRAKREQHQPLEDSMNDLISLDDSNNTSFDLEDFDPLNQNARPLPPLSTAFGKKCNTLPAGVNSSVVTSSVSNPLYPYFAPKHMATVAAVTGRTPSMHAPPQIQRNTIAAKPDDDFELLRKYGLDQFSLNANGTEKPQQLTIGKGMNNWTTFD; from the exons ATGGGATCACGTATCAA AAATGACGTGAAGAAGCTCTTCGAGTTCTGGTGCGAGGTCTCGCCGACGCCGGGATTAGAGAGGGGCACTAGTTCCAGGAGCGGTGGGCCAGCTGCTCCCGCCGGCGTGATTGTAGAGAGCTTTCCCGAGGGATTCCGCGACCAGGAGGTGCTCACCGGCATCCCATCGTTTGCATTCCCCTGCGACATAACAAG TACTTACCTATATATCCACAGCACCTCGGTGCAGACATATTCCTTTGTGCACACTACTGGCGATTCGAAATGGCGCTTTGGCTTCTGTCGACAGGATCCGCGGACGAATACGGCCATGGTGCTGATAACCTACCTGCCGTGGCACGACACCTTCCTGAAGCTGTTACCCGTTCTCGGCGAGCTAAAGCGAACGGATCCCAATGGGTTTCGCACCTTCCTTTCCGAGGCCTATAACCAGGGGATCCCGGATAGTGGCGGCAGCCTTAAAGTTTATTACAGCGCAGGGCAGAGT CACTTCACCTTTGAACGCCCACTGCAGTTCCAGTTGCCCAGCATGCCAGAAAAT CACAACTTGAATTTGTACTACAACTTCGTTGAGCCCAAGGAGATGATTGCCGTGTTTGCCGCCATGCTGGCCGAGCGTCGAATCATCTTCACCTCGAGACACCTGGACAGGCTATCCTCGTGCATTCAGGCGGCCAATGCATTTCTATATCCCATGGTCTGGCAGCACATCTTTATACCGGTGTTGCCGTGGGAGTTCAAAGACTACCTGGGTGCGCCCATGCCATATCTGATTGGCGTGCCAGAACCAGTGCTCGAAACC gtCACCAGCGATGAGCTGGGTGAAGTTGTGATTCTAAACTGTGatacgaaaatatttgaaagccCATTCGACGATGTGCACAATCTGCCGACGGAGATCGTCTCACAGCTGAAGAAGCATCTGAATCACACGCACGACCACATTGGCGACCGCATCTCGAAGATCTTCCTAAACGCACTGGTGCAGCTCATCGGTGGCTATCGGGACGCGGTCGAGTACCACGAGAACAGCAAGACCTTTAATTCCCAAAAATTCATTGAATCTCGGCCGGCGCATCTGCGCCCCTTTCTTGCCAAAATGATGGATCTGCAAATCTTTGCGCAGTTCATTGACGATCGCCTAAAGATGCTCAACAGCGGACTTGGCTTCTCGGACGAGTTCGAGTTGGAGACGGTGCGCTATGCGGAAAAGAAGAAGCGCGGGCGAAACTATGCCATCATGAAGAACTTAAAGGACAAG GTAAAGGAGGGCTCGCGGGGCATGAAGACCGCCTACAAGGGATTCAAGACAAAGCTGCGCGAGAACGGAAACCAGTTTGGTGGTACGCACTTCCACTTTGGACTTGGATCTCCAAATCATTCGGATCGTCCAGACGGCACCAGCGGAGGATACGTTCGTGGTGGCAAGGCCATTGGGGCTGCCCACCACTCGGCGCCCAGTTCTCCAGTGACCAGCAAGCGTCTTGATGGAATTGCCTCGGTTACGACAAGCAGCGAGAGCGGTGGATCCGTCGCCAGGGAGCCGCGAGAGTTCTTGCGACGCGGTCCTGTCCCGCTGGCCATGTCTAGCTCGAGCAGCCACATTCAGCCGAACGGCCATGCGTACGGTTCGAGTGCTGGGGCTCATTATGGTCATCACCTCGCTGCGTCTCCTGCTGTTAGCTCGGCGAGTTCGTTGTGCTCATCTTCGGAGATGAACCTTTCGCAGGAACTCCAGAACCATCCGCTTTTCAAGACACCGGCAGTGGACCGCAGT CTTAAGCCGAATGCAGAGCACAGGCGAGGAGCAGCACCGCCAGCCCGTCCACCGCCCCCTCAGTCTACGCCCGCCTCCTACTACAATCATCCGTATGCCGCGCATCCGCACGTGGAGACGAAGCCGCCAAGGCACACTTCCACACCCACCAGACCGCGTCAGCCCCTGCCCACCGCCGATTCCAGCAACTTTGATAGCCCGCCGGACGTGCAATCTCCCCCGATTCCGCCCCGGAGGCATGGCAGCTCGAATGCGATTGTAGCGGCCACAGCTGCAGCCGTCAGTGCGGAGATTAACAAACTGGAACGTAACTGCTGGAAGGACGAGCCTACCGGAAATGACTCAGTACGCATTTCAAACGCATCCTCATCATCGACAACCTCGTCCTCCTCGGGCGCATCGTTTGTGACGGCGGCGTCGACGTTGTCGCATCTTAATGTGTCCGATCCGCCCATTCCGACACCGCGGGCCAAGAGAGAG cagcaccagccaCTGGAGGACAGCATGAATGATCTGATATCGCTGGACGatagcaacaacaccagcTTCGACCTGGAGGACTTCGATCCGCTGAATCAGAATGCTCGTCCGCTGCCGCCGCTCAGCACGGCGTTTGGCAAGAAGTGCAACACACTGCCTGCTGGCGTCAACAGCAGTGTGGTGACCAGCAGTGTCAGCAATCCACTGTACCCGTATTTTGCGCCCAAGCACATGGCCACGGTGGCTGCTGTGACGGGACGGACGCCATCGATGCATGCACCGCCGCAGATCCAGCGCAACACCATTGCCGCCAAACCTGACGACGACTTCGAGCTGCTCCGCAAGTACGGTCTGGACCAGTTCTCACTGAACGCCAACGGAACGGAGAAGCCGCAGCAGCTCACAATCGGAAAGGGCATGAACAACTGGACAACATTCGATTAA
- the LOC122613505 gene encoding probable serine/threonine-protein kinase roco5 isoform X10 — MFIPTHLICNTNPAVKSAVKSVKEGSRGMKTAYKGFKTKLRENGNQFGGTHFHFGLGSPNHSDRPDGTSGGYVRGGKAIGAAHHSAPSSPVTSKRLDGIASVTTSSESGGSVAREPREFLRRGPVPLAMSSSSSHIQPNGHAYGSSAGAHYGHHLAASPAVSSASSLCSSSEMNLSQELQNHPLFKTPAVDRSLKPNAEHRRGAAPPARPPPPQSTPASYYNHPYAAHPHVETKPPRHTSTPTRPRQPLPTADSSNFDSPPDVQSPPIPPRRHGSSNAIVAATAAAVSAEINKLERNCWKDEPTGNDSVRISNASSSSTTSSSSGASFVTAASTLSHLNVSDPPIPTPRAKREQHQPLEDSMNDLISLDDSNNTSFDLEDFDPLNQNARPLPPLSTAFGKKCNTLPAGVNSSVVTSSVSNPLYPYFAPKHMATVAAVTGRTPSMHAPPQIQRNTIAAKPDDDFELLRKYGLDQFSLNANGTEKPQQLTIGKGMNNWTTFD, encoded by the exons ATGTTTATTCCCACTCACCTTATTTGCAAT ACTAATCCGGCTGTAAAGTCTGCCGTCAAATCG GTAAAGGAGGGCTCGCGGGGCATGAAGACCGCCTACAAGGGATTCAAGACAAAGCTGCGCGAGAACGGAAACCAGTTTGGTGGTACGCACTTCCACTTTGGACTTGGATCTCCAAATCATTCGGATCGTCCAGACGGCACCAGCGGAGGATACGTTCGTGGTGGCAAGGCCATTGGGGCTGCCCACCACTCGGCGCCCAGTTCTCCAGTGACCAGCAAGCGTCTTGATGGAATTGCCTCGGTTACGACAAGCAGCGAGAGCGGTGGATCCGTCGCCAGGGAGCCGCGAGAGTTCTTGCGACGCGGTCCTGTCCCGCTGGCCATGTCTAGCTCGAGCAGCCACATTCAGCCGAACGGCCATGCGTACGGTTCGAGTGCTGGGGCTCATTATGGTCATCACCTCGCTGCGTCTCCTGCTGTTAGCTCGGCGAGTTCGTTGTGCTCATCTTCGGAGATGAACCTTTCGCAGGAACTCCAGAACCATCCGCTTTTCAAGACACCGGCAGTGGACCGCAGT CTTAAGCCGAATGCAGAGCACAGGCGAGGAGCAGCACCGCCAGCCCGTCCACCGCCCCCTCAGTCTACGCCCGCCTCCTACTACAATCATCCGTATGCCGCGCATCCGCACGTGGAGACGAAGCCGCCAAGGCACACTTCCACACCCACCAGACCGCGTCAGCCCCTGCCCACCGCCGATTCCAGCAACTTTGATAGCCCGCCGGACGTGCAATCTCCCCCGATTCCGCCCCGGAGGCATGGCAGCTCGAATGCGATTGTAGCGGCCACAGCTGCAGCCGTCAGTGCGGAGATTAACAAACTGGAACGTAACTGCTGGAAGGACGAGCCTACCGGAAATGACTCAGTACGCATTTCAAACGCATCCTCATCATCGACAACCTCGTCCTCCTCGGGCGCATCGTTTGTGACGGCGGCGTCGACGTTGTCGCATCTTAATGTGTCCGATCCGCCCATTCCGACACCGCGGGCCAAGAGAGAG cagcaccagccaCTGGAGGACAGCATGAATGATCTGATATCGCTGGACGatagcaacaacaccagcTTCGACCTGGAGGACTTCGATCCGCTGAATCAGAATGCTCGTCCGCTGCCGCCGCTCAGCACGGCGTTTGGCAAGAAGTGCAACACACTGCCTGCTGGCGTCAACAGCAGTGTGGTGACCAGCAGTGTCAGCAATCCACTGTACCCGTATTTTGCGCCCAAGCACATGGCCACGGTGGCTGCTGTGACGGGACGGACGCCATCGATGCATGCACCGCCGCAGATCCAGCGCAACACCATTGCCGCCAAACCTGACGACGACTTCGAGCTGCTCCGCAAGTACGGTCTGGACCAGTTCTCACTGAACGCCAACGGAACGGAGAAGCCGCAGCAGCTCACAATCGGAAAGGGCATGAACAACTGGACAACATTCGATTAA